In Vibrio alfacsensis, the genomic stretch ACTAATGAAATACATCAAAACCCCTCTAGCTCTCCTAATCGGCGCTGCGTTACTTACTGGCTGCAACGACGACACTGAATACGTAGATGTTCAACCTAAAGAAGTAAAGATCGCCACTTATAACCTCTCTTTTGATCGTAATACTTTTGAAGATCTCGTTGCAGAAATGCAAGTTGAACCAGCAAAGCAAACTGAGCTAGTAACCGCTTACCTTGATGGCACAATCACAGACGAAGATAAAACAATGGCTGAGAAAGTCATTCAAATTCGTAACGTTGCAGCCATCATTCAAAAAAACCGACCAGATGTTCTGATGATGGCTGAATTCAATAACGATGGTATTGGAGAAGATAAAGTCGCACTTGAAGGTTTCCAGAAAAACTACCTATCTATCGCACAGAGTCTTGAAGGTGCCGGTGGTGAAGCTAACCTTGAGCCTATTGAGTACCCTTACGCAGAATCTTACTCAACCAACACAGGCTTAAACAGTGACCTTGACCTCGATAACAACGGCACTGCTGGCCAACTTCCGGGCGATGCATGGGGCTTTGGTTTCTATCATGGTCAATATGCATTTGCACTGATGTCTAAATACAAAATTGACACAGAAAACACACGAACTTTCCAAGAGTTCAAGTGGAAAGACATGGAAGGGGCAGAAATCCCAACCATCACTATCTGTGACGGTTCACAGACGATCCCTGAAGGCATGGCCTGTGGTGACGATTGGTACACAGCAGAAGAGTGGGATGTTGTTCGCCTGTCTTCTAAAAACCACGTAGATGCACCGATTATTATCCCAACAGAAAAAGGCGACGAAGTTGTTCATCTATTGATGTCTCATCCTACTCCGCCAGTATTCGATCCGGGCAAAAACAAAGTTCAAAACGGCGCAGAAGTTGAGTTCTGGCATCACTATGTACAAGGCAAAGAATACTTCTACGATGATGCAGGCAACAAAGGTGGCTTAACTGAAGGTGCGAAGTTTGTGATGATGGGTGACCAAAACCTTGATCCACTGGATGGCGATGGCTTTAGTGAGATCATGCAAGACTTCCACAATGACCCGTTGGTAAACCAAGATGTGATGAATGGCGAGCTTTACCCAACAAGCTATGGCGCAGCCGAGCATGCGGTAGACAAAAACTCAACACATCCAATTCCAAACCGCATCACGTCTACATTTGGTCTTGGTGTTGATTATGCGATGCCATCAGCGAACCTAAACGTGGCTGATTCTGGTGTTTACTGGGCAGCATCATATGAAGAAGGTCGTAAGTTATTTAACGACGACCGTATCGGTAAGTACGGCAATGGCAAAGATGTATCTTCAGACCATCGTATGATTTGGATCAAAGCCCAGTTCTAAAAACTGCACTTAGAAACGAAAAGTCATAATACAGGAGTCTCGGGTATGCCGAGGCTCTTTTGATCGTGATCGTACAAGACTACCAATGATAATTCAGCGATACACCAACGTCTTCACTCGTCACCCATGGGACAAGCTGCACATTTTCATCATAAGCATCAGTGAAGACATACACGCTCAACGTACCTAAAGCTGCACCAGCAAGAACGTCACACCAATAGTTTTTTTTTCGCCTCTACATACCCTACACTCACCAGTGAGCTGTACCATCAAAACTGGACAATTAGTTAAGTAATTTTAAATACTTTTAGTTATTCATGAATCGCTAATTTAGGAAAGTCACTGACAAATAATTGTTCATAAATGTTTTAAGCATGACTTCATACTCTGGACTCCATCATCAGATCTACCTTTAACGCACTTTCCAACAACTGTATTTAGGTAGTGTTGCTTCTACGGCCATGACTCTATTTACCCTTAGTCCGTATTGACGATGAGAGCACACAACAAGTGTGGAAATCTTTCAGTGTCTAATCAAAAGAGAGTAACGCCAATACCGTCTAGATTTGACGGGGTGTTTAGGAGAATAAACATGGCTATTTATGAAGAAATCACCACACACGCCGTCAAAGAAGATTACCTCACACCAGAGGCACTCGATCTGATCGAAAAGGCAGAAGCACTCATCCCAAAATTGAAAGAACGCGCTCATCAAGCAGAACTTGATGGCAAAGTCCCAAGTGAATCAGTCGCGGATATTGAAGCAGCGGGTCTTTTTCGTGTGTTGCAACCAAAGCGCTGGGGCGGTTATGAGTTGGACCCACGTGTATTCTATCGAATTCAGATGACGCTAGCGAAAGGTTGTATGTCTACCGCTTGGATTTATGGTGTCATCGGCGTTCATAATTGGCAATTACCGTTGTTCCCTGAGCAGGCGCAGCAAGATGTTTGGCAAAATGACAGCAGTAC encodes the following:
- a CDS encoding endonuclease/exonuclease/phosphatase family protein gives rise to the protein MKYIKTPLALLIGAALLTGCNDDTEYVDVQPKEVKIATYNLSFDRNTFEDLVAEMQVEPAKQTELVTAYLDGTITDEDKTMAEKVIQIRNVAAIIQKNRPDVLMMAEFNNDGIGEDKVALEGFQKNYLSIAQSLEGAGGEANLEPIEYPYAESYSTNTGLNSDLDLDNNGTAGQLPGDAWGFGFYHGQYAFALMSKYKIDTENTRTFQEFKWKDMEGAEIPTITICDGSQTIPEGMACGDDWYTAEEWDVVRLSSKNHVDAPIIIPTEKGDEVVHLLMSHPTPPVFDPGKNKVQNGAEVEFWHHYVQGKEYFYDDAGNKGGLTEGAKFVMMGDQNLDPLDGDGFSEIMQDFHNDPLVNQDVMNGELYPTSYGAAEHAVDKNSTHPIPNRITSTFGLGVDYAMPSANLNVADSGVYWAASYEEGRKLFNDDRIGKYGNGKDVSSDHRMIWIKAQF